In one Agathobacter rectalis ATCC 33656 genomic region, the following are encoded:
- the rpoZ gene encoding DNA-directed RNA polymerase subunit omega has protein sequence MIHPSYVELMKVVNNNVEIGEEPVVNSRYSIVIAAAKRARQIIDGAEPLIAHPKCNKPLSIAVEELYTGAVRIVSDDEDLNEGEEA, from the coding sequence ATGATACATCCATCGTATGTAGAGTTAATGAAGGTAGTAAACAACAATGTAGAGATAGGTGAAGAGCCGGTAGTAAACAGCCGTTATTCTATCGTTATTGCTGCAGCAAAGCGTGCACGTCAGATTATTGATGGTGCAGAACCACTTATCGCACACCCTAAGTGCAATAAGCCATTATCTATTGCTGTAGAGGAGCTGTACACGGGAGCTGTCAGAATCGTCTCAGATGATGAGGATTTAAACGAAGGCGAAGAGGCTTAA